Sequence from the Argentina anserina chromosome 7, drPotAnse1.1, whole genome shotgun sequence genome:
GTCTTGGCCtcagtttgttttttttcctctgcCTTATCTTCAGTAGACTTGCGCTTTTGATGCATTTTTTATGAGTTTTTTGACGCCTTATTTTGCTCTGTTTACGCCTCTACGCCTTAAGCCAAAAACAGACTCAATGAGCGCCTTGCGCGTAAAACTTCTTAGGCATGCTCCGGAGAGCATTTTGTAAAGCCTTGATAGAAAAATTAGCTCAATAAACATATTATTATGGCCTAGAATAAATAACGCAAACACTTCAATAACTAACATGATACTAGTAGTGTAGTTAACAACAAATGATGCGCATCACCTCTTAGTCAATTCATCATATACCTAGCAACTCTCTAATCACACTCACCATGTATATGGAATAAAAAACATATGTATCTACATTTTGCAATGAGCGGCGTGCCCCAAAGCTGAATGATTTTGCACTGTCTCTTTGGGCTTCATCCTAGTCTAGCTCTAAAATCCACAATACTGATTTTTGACTCATTTAGTTTCAATCAGTATCTtgctccaaatcaaactcatctATAATCTTATATGCCCTTGTTGTTTCACGCAAAAttaaaagctcaaacaaaTTCTTAAATCTCATTCAACCAACTTGAACGAGGTTTTAACTGTatgttttctgggttttcattcaattttagATTTTGATTTATCTTCACGAATCATCGAGTCCTTAGgatatgaaaattttaagagAGATTTATATTAGAGTcagaaaaaagagaagaaagctATAAAAACCGAACAACTCTCGCGCTTCCACGACGCTTCCAATCTGGAAGCTTGCGCTTCCATGGCGCTCCCAAAACCTTCTTTTTCGGGAGTGCGCTTCCGAGCGCTACAGTGCGCTTCCGGTCGCTTATGCTTCCAATTTCGATTTCGAAACGAGAGTCGGACCTCTGGTAAAGCTTTCGTGCATCGTAGATTTTTCCTTATATTAATGGCAAGATCTTATTAGGTGGTAATATGACACCCCAGAGCGGGTGTTTTTGAGCTAATTTGTGTTGTTAAGGATGATTATAAAGAAACTCCTGTTCAATTTGGAAACAAAGAGGAAGAAAGGAACATGTATCAAGGAAAGGAGGGGTGATCATTTTTGGTGGGCTGATCCTGCAAATTTATTTCCGAAGAGTAGGGCTGGACTTTATGACACCGAAAAAACTGAAACCGGCCATAACCGAACCGCACCGAAACTGAGAAACTGAAACCGAACGAAATCATTTCGTCGGTGCcggaaaccgaaccgaactgagCAGTTGGTGTCGGTTATCGGTTATATGCTTTCAGAAAACCAatgaaaaccaaaccgaaccgagaATTGGGAGATAAAGTTATAACTTGTATTTggtgaacatatataatcgggtGCTTatacaaataatatatttagtaataaatatatacacgcagagatatgtgattttgatttttgtgtgtaCAATCATGCATGCAGAGATCTAATGTAATGCTTGAGGGTTTTGTCAATTAACCCTCGTGTTAAGACAAGTCTTGACGTCTAAGGAAGAAGGTCATGAGGTTTAATGTGTATTTTGGTTAACTTGTGTTTCAACGAAGTACAATGTTTTTGTTTAGTTAATATTTAAGTTCTTGATTATTCATTTGGTGAATGTAACTTAATTGAAGTATTGACTTGTAGCTTACTCTTTcatttttaatctttttattttcattagttaAGTACAAAAGGTCAATAAAGATATTAGGTTTTGTAACTGAAATGAAatcgaaaccgaaccgaattatagATTAACCGAAACTGcggtttctatatatatttttcgatttcagttttgaaaaatatgaaaccGAGAGTTCGATATAGGTTTTCGGTTAGTGCtcataaaccgaaccgttgGCACCGAGTCCAGTCTTACCGAAAAGAgggagagaaaagaaaggtGTTGAGGTGGGGTAAATACGTGTCGGGTTATTATTCGGTCGCATTATGCATACGGTTAGCGCACGAAAGAATATCTTATATCTTTTATCCTTATATATACAGTATCCAACTCCTCCtcgaaacaaaaaaaaaagaagtaaaGAAAACCCAGAGATCTGTGTGCGGCGGAACTCATATGGGTCGTCGTCGCCGTTTtcgtggaggaggaggtggaggtggaggaggtCAGTGCTTAAGCGTAGAATTCGGCAGTTAAAGTATTGGATTTCTGGGATCTGTAATTTATTGGtcaatttgttcttacccaaTTCTTAGTTTAGAATTTAGATGCTGCCCTTCATCAACCTGCACTATTACGTTGTTGCATAATGTGTTCAATTAGCTAATATGGTGATATTTTTGATTGAATTctattctctttctttccttatCACAGGCAGTGCGTGTGTGTGGGAGCGACTGGACCCCCGCTATAGGAACCCGCATTCTCATAGAGCAAATCTGTGGTATTAAGGTGTCAACTGATTTGTCGGAGAAGGATGCCAATGATGCAATAGTGGCGGAGGTAATGGCGGCAATAAAGTGATGGCTGCAAATGATGTATCACTGGCAGGCAATTAGACagtaacttgttaaagtactCTTGCATTTGAGGTGATCATGCATGTTTGTACTTGAACAGCCTTTGTTATCTTgattcattttcattgttgcAACCACCACTCAAAGCATAAGGTTATATAAGAGTACAGAAGAAGGGTTTGCAGAGGATGTGGATCGCATCACCTTGCACTTAGCATGGTCTTGGGCTCTTGGCGCACCCTACAAACTTAGTTCACAGATTTCAACTTTCATTTGTAAGATATAGCATCTAGAACCAGTTAAGGGAAGGTAGATGGAGTGATGGACCACCTTTACCAGCAACATTATCACCTTTACCATTCGATAAAGTTGCTCAACACCAATGTAGAGactttcataatttttttattacgtGTTGTCAGCCCGAGTTCTTCAGCACAATTTATGGTATTCTCCTCATACATCAACAAATTCCTTCTCATTAAAAGCATGTACATATATCTTTCCACAAAATCTTGTTCGACAATGGAAACGGTACATATATACAAGTTTGTCAGCCCTCACCACAAACTAAACTTGTTGTATGAGGGTTTCATGGAAACCAAGAAAGCATAAGGGTTCATTAATTTAAATGCTTCAGCTCTCATGCGAGCTTCCCACAGATGCTGTCCTCTGAAAGTGCCAAAGGTGTCTCCACTATCGTTCTCTGCACGAAGATCAACTGTCCTGGTTAACAATTATAATGAGATGTACAATACATACTAGAAACAGGAATTGCAGTTGGCACATTACGCATATAACATGGTATAACAATAACTACAACATAAGTTAATACCCTACTTTTCGTTTCTGATTTGCACCAATGtgcctctttctttttcaatctTGCTTGACCACTCGAGCTTGTTTTGTACTTCTTCCGTGGCTGAGCACTCAGCACTGGAGAGGCATATGAGACTTCAAGAGacacatcatcatcttcatcatcaggTTCTTCAGTTTCAGACATTAGCTCTGCAAATGTCTCTCTTCCATGGATATCCACATGGAAGTGTGAGTTTCTAGCATAATGGAAGACTAAAAGTTGCCTATACTTTATGTCATTCTGTTGCAGAAACTTATTCCACCCCTTCTGGAAATAGAACTTGTTATTGACCTCTTCCACATGAACAGGACAGGTTTGGTCTGTGGTTTGCAGACTGTACTGGCGACGCACGTTTCCATGGAAATGCTTGACAAATGTTATTGGGATATTCTGTAACAAAAGGAGGCAAGTTAACAGATTCCATACAAAAGTGTTAACTTGCCTCAGCACATATAATTGTTATACACACAGTAAATGTAAAGAATAAAAAGTCACGTGCTCCGCACGTGTTGATGGCTCTCCAATAAAAAGGGGGTAGAGAGGGGGAATTCTGGAAAAAATTCACAGCCCTAATTATTCGTATTCGCATATTCAAATGGGTTCTGCTCCCTCCCGAGGTTTGTTTCAATTTCCCTCTCCGATCTGAGTTCTGGGTCTATTTTAGATGTTTGGCATTGGCCTTGAATTTGATCGATACGCATGTGATATTGATGCTTTGATTTTTGAAACATGTAATAGAATTAAGTCGCAGTGAGCGCCAAGATGAGCTAGTCAAGATGATACCAGGTGGCGCTGCCAAGGTTATTCGTCGTCCAAAAAcaaatccagatgggtcaaaCATTGTTACCCGCTCTAATTTTGAGTTTCCcttgaaatattgcgccactcTCGTCAAGGAGTTCTGCAAGGTACTACTTGTATTCACTCTTTGCTCTCTCTCAACTTCAACTACTTGACACGTATCTACATGTTTGGATGTAAATGTGCAAATCAATCTGCTCTTATGAGGATGCAACATGATCTACTATGTATCATcttgattttttcttttctggacAGTCAATGGGAGTTGATCCAAAACAGCAGAAGTACATTCGTAATACGCTTAGGACCTCTTGTGGTATTGATGTGGACTTGGAAAAGGTACAGATTGGTTCTGCTACTTCAAATTGATCAAACATAAGATGGTATCAAGGAGATTCCTGGATAAATTGAGTGTTTGTATTAGTAGTTAGTACCACCACCTACTCAATCCTGTTAATTATCTGTTACTGGTAGTTTGTGAATTCAGTCATGAGCTTTAATATtacttgtttttcttttcaagctTCATGATCAAACATTTGTCATCAAGTGTGATCTTTTTATTTAATCATATCATATGCGACGAAAAATGGGAGTGTCATCTATGCCGTGTTATAACTCTATCTAACAGACAGGAGTAAAACTCCATGTCTGCAGAACATGGTTTGAACTTAATCTGAAAAATGAGCTGACTGTTATTTCTTTGGTTGATGCTTCTATTACCTGAATTGCACTATATATAACCTAAGATTAACCACTTAATCATATGCTTGTTACTATTATCATTTTGATTGTGCTTATAGGCTATGAGAACCAACGGCCCTTGTTCGGTTCTTCCAATCAGAGTGCTGCCCTCTTGAATTGGTGACTGTCCACTAAAGCCAACCCCGAATATTACTTGTAGGATACACGATCTGCAAGGCCCTTGTACATTTTGTCTCCCAACTCTTTCTGTAAAAACTAACTTCAAAAATGAAAACGTACAACTGGAATAGGATTTTCAACACACAACCTTCTCTGTTGCAGTTGAAAGTCTTCAGTTTCATAACACAATCACAGCTAGAGGTTTGATCCCAATAATCATAAGCTCAACACCCCATGCGCCTGACCATGATTAATGGGTTCTGATATTCTCGTCCTGTTCCTGATTACCATCATGTTTGTTTGGCACTATGCAACTATCGAGAAGTACTCATAGCTCATTCTACTCAGACCCTCATCAAATGGATCCATCCAGCAGTTCAACACACTTGTACGATTTCAGTGGCAAGGACGCTTTCATTTTAGAGCTACTAACCAAGGACCAATACTAATTATCAAAGAACGAAACTAGTAGAAATAGAAGCTTGTGATTCCCCCTTATATTGGCTGTGTATTTATAACAAGTTTTGTATTAGTAACTTATTGGCATAGCAAAGCAACTAAGAGTTATGATAGAGACATTAATTgcctgaaaagaaaatttgaagCACTTGACATACGTACAAAGTAAGAAGGGTAGTCTACATATTGTGATGCATATATGTGCCTTATTCCTATCAATCTCCTCATTATAACCTTTGCAAGTTTGCATGCCTGTTTAATTTAGAGCACCAACATATGCAATTGTTGTTGCGATTGGTTATCTTTTTCCAGTTTTTCACCAACAAGCAGTAATGGAAAAGACTATCTTTACAGATTGCTGAGTTTGATACAAATGGTTATCTAATTTACGGATGATaattaattcaacaaaaaaaattacggTATGCTAATTCTGCTTGGAAAGATAGTAGTAAGTTATTTTGCTCAACTCACTGTTGGTAAACTTGTCATTGACTTTCCAAGACTAAAAAATAGAAGAGACTagttatattgtacaaaaagtGTCAGTATTTTGCAGTAGTTTGTATTTTGATTCAAAAGTCATCTATGTACATGCATACATAGCAGTATCTGTATGTTTTCACTAAAATTGATTTGAGTGCACATAAGTAAAGGGCATCCACATAGTTAAGTTACTTAGATTGATATGCACTACGCACCTGAAGTTGATTTCGATCTTTTTTCTTGAAATCTTCAGGCAAGTCATGACTAGTAGTAGCACTATTTGGTATGAATTCTTGATTCTGCCTTTTCTTCGATCCCCtatgcttcttcttcctccactCACATACCGAATCCCACTCATGATCATCAGCATCATTATTAACACCACTAGACTTGGACATTTTCTTCTCAGTCTTCAACTTCACCTCACTTGAATTGAACAGATTATTGCTTGAATGATTCATTTACAGATTACACTTCattatataggctaattctaGCACTATTCTACCTACTAATTTCCACTAACTCCAACCACTAATTTCCACTAActccaacactccccctcaagttggtgcatacatatcaaccatgcccaacttgctaagtgaatcataaaagacctttttagacactccttttgtgagcatatcggcaagttgctcttctgtagaaacaaaagaaaaactgatgatctttgcgtctagcttctcctttataaaatgacgatcaacctccacatgtttcgtacgatcatgttgcaccggattatgggagatatcaatggctgccttgttgtcacagtacagctacATAGCACATTCAggtttaatacccaaatcttgtagcaaacttctaagccataacaattcgcacactccctgagccatacctctgtattctgcttcagcactagatcgtgctaccacattttgtttcttactcttccatgtaacaagattacctccaacaaaggtaaagtaccctgatgtggatcttcgatctgtaatatttccagcccagtctgcatctgtgaagccacaaatctcgaggatattgttgtgattagaaaacattactcctctccctggagctgacttcaagtaccttaaaatcctcacaacagcatccatgtgatccacactcggattatgcataaactgactcactatacttactgcatacgcaacatctggtcgggtatgtgacaaataaatcaggcgtccaactagcctctgataacgagttttgtcagtgggcacttgatctgagtactctgctaaccgatggttttgctcaataggagtatcaattggagtgcaatctaacatacctgtctctgttagtagatcaaggatgtacttcctctgacacaaatagataccatcacttccccgggctacctcaattcctaagaagtacttgagtgtacctaggtccttcatttcaaactctgtggcaagctgtctttgtaatctatccacctcaatagtatcattaccaataactaccatatcgtcaacatatatgattagagctgttaccttctcttgttggtgtttgagaaacaatgtgtggtctgaattactctgcatgtagccaatttttctcatgaattgtgagaatcttccaaaccaagcacgaggtgactgtttaagaccatacacagactttcttaatctgcatacggagttacttggagaagtggccacatatccaggtggaagatccatgtatacttcttctgttagttctccatgaaggaatgcattcttaacatcaaactgcctaagtggccagttcaagttagcagcgatagagagcaatacccggatagtgtttatctttgcaacaggtgcaaatgtctcatcatagtctatgccatatgtctgggtgaacccctttgctactaggcgtgctttataccggcttactaacccatctggattgtgcttcactgtaaacacccatcgacatcctacagtcttcttgccacatggtggaggtacaagctcccaagtattgttcttttgtaatgcttccatctcttcctccattgcttttctccattttggatctcccaatgcatcctgcactttgttaggtactgatacagtagatatttgattcacgaatgactcatatgacttagataatcttttggtagatataaaattggccACCGGATACTTGGTTTTAGTCTGAaaggtaggttcatatttttttgtgggTTGACCTCGAGTattgaaagccataccaattaaAAAAGAATCTGTCTttggtgcacttgcactgacgGGGAGGATGCACAGATAAGGAAAAAGACGACTGATTCTTGTCGGACCGGGTCGGATCGGgcgaaccgggtcgggtcgggcgaaccgggtcgggtcggatcgacgaatcgggtcgggtcagatcgacgaaccgggtcgggttaCACGCAGTTTGGGCTGGGCTGTGCTGGGTTGGAACTGAGCTGGGCTGGGCCTGAGTTGGGCTGAGGTGGGCTGCGCCGGGTCGCAACGAACTGGGCTGGGCTAAAAAACGGGTCGGATACCCACATGCACGTCGGGGAAGAACCAGAAGAATCCTCGGGGAGGATCGGCGAGCTGTGACGTCGGGCGTGGAGCGGCGACGTCTGTCGTGGAGCGGCGACGTCCGGCGGGGCAGCAGGAGCGAGACAGCAGCAGCGGCAGCACCTAGGGGGTAGCAGCGGTGCCGGAGCAGCAGGCGGTCGGAGAGGGCCGGAGCAGCAGGCGGCGACGTCGGGAAGGCAGCGGCGATGTCAGAGAGGGCCGGAGGGCAGCGGTGAGACAGTGACGCAGCGGAGGTGATAACCGGCCggaaaaaaagataaaaacggGAAGAAAAATCCCAGGAGAAAAACAGAGCACaagaggctctgataccaacttgaATTGAACAGATTATTGTTTGAATGATTCATTTACAGATTACACTTCATTATATAAGCTAATTCTAGCACTATTCTACCTACTAATTTCCACTAATTTCCACCAACTATTCCACTAATTTCCACTAACTCCAACCACTAATTTCCACTAACTCCAACAACCTCAAACTCTTTTAAAGTTTCAGTCTCTTTCTTGAACTCTTATGTCTCTTCAAGCAGGTCGCCAGTAGTATTGGGTTTTAATTTCTTGCCATCCCCTTCATGCTCATCttggttttcttttcaaaCCATTCTTTTCTAAGCTCATATCTTTTCGTTCTCTATTACTGTTTTCATACTGCGGCTGCCATCCCCTTGGCTTTTTTGGAATAAATGGACCTGGTTCTTTCTCTACAACACAATTTGATTGTTTCTTGGACTTTAAGGTACCCATTTGGACTTGAACGTACCCACTATTAGCTCCTCGGGTTTTTTCAGGCTCCATTTTTATAGGCTTCTGTTTCTTCGATGTTACCACCAGAGGTTTATTGGAAGCATTCTTCTCTGCGATCCCAGTTTCTTGCTTAGTCGAAACTGATTGGTATACGACGGTTTCCTCTTTCTTGGAGTCGAAGGTACCCATCATCCTCTGCTTTTCTAATTGCTCATCTTGCTTCAGTAGAATGTCATTGGCAACTATTGTTAATAACTCCATAACTGATAAGTTGGGACCAAAATCCATGCCCTCCAAATCTTGCTTGCTCAAAAGCTCCATCTGGTCTTCTTCTTGATGCTATCAATTCCAGAAATTAAGACATAAACTCAAGCCCAAAgaataagtaaaacaaaactgattaattatttaatgcaaaaatatctaaaatatctttattttcgtgaaaattatcaaatgtCACCCAtagatctaacaaatttctctcttctcatttttttcttttttctggaaaatttaagttttccggcCAAACCACCGGCAATTTAGAGGTgtgccaatatataaagttgttccttatgtcatgagttttcatttaagtaccatattgcatatgttttgagaaattttaaattttgctCACTAAAAACCACAGTATCAGTTAGTTTCTTAGTCGACACTAGCAGTTAGAttcatagtcgacagtagcatgtatcttccaagtcgacagtagcatgtgtctttcaagtcgacagtagcatgtgtcttccaagtcgacaataGAGCAGGgcatggtataattaacaaaTTTATTTCCGTTTA
This genomic interval carries:
- the LOC126802716 gene encoding uncharacterized protein LOC126802716 — protein: MGSAPSRELSRSERQDELVKMIPGGAAKVIRRPKTNPDGSNIVTRSNFEFPLKYCATLVKEFCKSMGVDPKQQKYIRNTLRTSCGIDVDLEKVQIGSATSN